GAAGACTTACCGAAAATCGAAAAAGAAATGAAAAAGATTATAAATGAAAATGTAAAGATAGAACGAGTAGAGGTCTCACGAGAAGAGGCAAAAAAACTGTTTAAAGAAATGAACGATCACTTGAAATTAGAACTTTTAGAAGCAATCCCTAATGGGGAAAGTGTAACACTATATAAACAAGGTGAATTTGTAGATTTATGTAGAGGACCACATTTACCGTCAACTGGCTATTTGAAAGCATTCCAATTAACTCACGTTTCAGGTGCATATTGGCGAGGTGATAGTAATAACCAAGTGCTTCAGCGTATATATGGTGTTGCGTTCTCTTCTCAAAAAGAACTAGAAGAGTATTTACATTTCGTTGAAGAAGCAGCAAAAAGAAATCATCGAAAATTAGGCAGTGAACTTGAATTATTTATGTTTTCGGAAGAGGCTCCGGGAATGCCATTTTATTTACCAAAAGGACAAATTATTCGCAATGAATTAGAGGCGTTTTTAAGAGAAATTCAAAAAGAGTACAATTATCAAGAAGTACGCACTCCGTTTATGATGAACCAAGAATTATGGGAGAAGTCAGGGCACTGGGGACATTATAAAGATAATATGTATTTCTCAGAAGTGGATAATAAAAGTTTTGCATTAAAACCGATGAACTGTCCAGGACATATGCTTATGTTTAAAAACAAATTACATTCTTATCGCGAATTACCGATTCGTATGTGTGAATTTGGTCAAGTACATCGCCATGAATTTAGTGGCGCGTTAAACGGATTATTAAGAGTACGTACTTTCTGCCAAGATGATGCTCATTTATTTGTAACTCCAGAACAAATTGAAGATGAAATCAAATCAGTAATGGCGCAAATTGATTACGTATATAAAACTTTTGGATTCGAATATGAAGTAGAACTTTCTACTCGTCCAGAAGATTCAATGGGTGATGATAAGTTATGGGAGCAAGCAGAAGCAGCATTAGAAAATGTGTTACATTCATTAAATTATAAATATCGACTAAATGAAGGTGACGGTGCATTTTACGGACCGAAAATTGATTTCCATATTAAAGATGCTTTAAATAGAAGTCACCAGTGCGGAACAATCCAGCTCGATTTCCAAATGCCAGAGAAATTCGATTTAAATTATATAGATGAGAAGAATGAAAAGAGAAGACCGGTTGTCATTCACAGGGCAGTTTTAGGATCTTTAGATCGCTTCTTAGCGATATTAATTGAGCATTTTGGAGGCGCATTCCCGGCATGGGTAGCACCAGTTCAAGTGAAGGTCATTCCAGTTTCGAATGCAGTGCACGTGCAATATGTAGAAGAGGTTGCAGATAAATTGGCACAAGCTGGCGTTCGTGTAGAAAGAGATGTACGAGATGAAAAGTTAGGATATAAAATAAGAGAGGCACAAATGCAAAAAGTTCCTTATGTTCTTGTAATAGGGGATAAAGAAATGGAAAACACAGCAGTAAATGTACGGAAATATGGGGAAGAGAAGTCGGATGTTGTTTTGCTAGATGTATTTGCGGCAAGTATTGAAGAGGAAATAAAGAATAGAAAATAATAATTGATTAGAAAATACGCCATTATAATGAAGTGAACTCGAATAATGGCACATGAAAAAAACACCTCCTGAATTCGCATACTAAGTATGTCAATTCAACGGAGGTGTTTTTCATTTGAAGGGAAGAGTACATTACCCGAATGAAGTAAAGTGGAAAGTGATTGATTTGATATTGAAAGGCTCCCAACATTGTAGACATATCTAAAATGTTGGGGGCCGATTTGTTTTCTAGTTATTCACTTATTAAAAGTAAAGCTGTTAACTTGCCTTACAAATTTTCTTCAAAAAGTTTCGGTAAAAATTTGCTGAACTCGCTCATTTCTTCTACATTGTGTTTATATAAACCACTTAGATTAATAAATGGTGGTAATCCTTTTGGGAAAATGAATGTAGAAGTCATTACTGTACCGTTATCAGATTGTTCGTATTGATGTATTACTTGTGAAATGACATCGTCATCATCATCTAAACATGAACCCATTAAAACATGGCTGTAATGGATATTGATAGGGCAATCTTTAGGATCTTCCCATCTAATTCTTAGCGGGAATTCCAGTCCATCCCCCGCAGATTCGATTGAAGCTGATATGGCTCCTACGTGTCCATGTACTTTAGGGTCAACTAACCACTTAAAATCAACATGTTCTTCTGGGTGCCATAGTTTATATCGTTCAGGGTTATCAATATTATCCCACCACCAGTCAATCATTTCTGGTGTTACGTCATTCAATTTATGTTCAACTACTAGTGATACTTGGTTTTTCATTTCTATACCTCCTATTTTTTAACCAACATGGTGTTGGTTAAAAAATAGGAGGTATTATAGTATGGGTATCTTATGTGTTCAATAAACAGAAATAGCTGATCTGTTGTATTCTGAACATTATATAAAAATATGTCTAAAAAAATTAAAGAGGTAAAAAGTGGAATGTGTATATGCTGATTTACGCGTAGCTCGTACTAAAGAGGCGATACGTGATGCAATGCACTAACTGAATTAATAAATAACAAAGGGTTTGATTCCATTACGGTTAAGGATATTACAGCTAGGGCTAATATTAATCGAGGGACATTTTACTTACATGGGGAAAATATGATAAAGAAAAAGCTATTGAATTAATAGTAAGCATAGTCATGGATTTAGCAATACATTGGAATAGTGAAATTGAGCAACGAAAATGGAAGTACTCTATTTTAATGTCTATGAGAGAAAAAAATAATGATTATGATACTTTATTAGAGAATGTAGCTAACCTGTATAGTGATTTTAATTATCCAGAGGATATGAAAGGGTTTATTTATTATTTAGAACCGGATGAAGGCTATGATTCAAGTAAGTATACCAAAAATGAAAATATTAGACGACTGATAGATAAACTAGATTCATTCTTACAAAGTGAACAGAAAGCTTTACAGGAGGTTTAAATCGTAAGAATAAACCTTTAGAGGATATTTTATAGTAAATCGAGATTCCTTTACAAAGTCGTAGGTTATACTCCTACGGCTTTTATTATGCATTATTTAAGTGAAAGCTACTTTTTTTGAAGAGAATGAAAGATCCAATGCTAGTTCGGGTGGTTTTCGATTTGAATCAATATGCTACTTTCCAAATCGATTTACATGTACTGTAATGTAGGGACTTAAATAACAAATCAATTATTTATTAAATCTTAACATTACGTTATACCTCTTATAACGGAAAATAACAAATAACGACACGTTTTTTTTTAGAAATGTTGTTATTTGTTGCTTATTTGTCTTCTATTTGTTGTTATTTGTTATTTATCCGTCTTGTATTTATTGTTTATTTGTTGTTTTTATCTATGGAGAAATATGTAATGATGCATATCTAAATAAAGGGGATCGATATGCAGAGTGTGATTAAATTATATTAAACAAAATTCAAATTATATGAGTTATTTTATATATATTAAAAACGACTCCCTTTAACTAAGTATATCAAGTTGTAACTGCTATAATTACTTAAATAAAATTAAAAAATCATTTTATAAGTATAACATTTTCATTCGTATTAATACTTAATAGTTAAATTATTGAATGTAATCGACAAAATTCTACTATTTACGTATTAAAAATTTAATGTTTTAATAAAGGTGTAAATGGTATGACCACTCAAGGGGGGAGAAGATTGCACTAATAAATGTGCAGTAAAGTTGCAAGTAATATTATGTTGAAATTAATTGTCTTAATATTATGTCACTTTTTAAAGGGGCTAGAATCTTGAAAGTATAACATTTGAAAAAAGTGTTTTAAGTTTCTACATAGCAAAAATGATTTTATTCCGTAATAAAAGTATAAGCAATGTACAGTATAAATTCATCTTTTGTAATCTTGTAGGGCCCTGTTGACAAAACTAGGAGAGATATTATGAAATTATTATCAAAAAGGTCATGGCAGGGTTAGCAGTAGCAGCAACTCAAGAGAAAAATGAATATTATACTTATCATTGGGCAGTTAATTCAAATATAGGTGATGAAATTTTACTATTTACTTCCGAAAAATTTAATATTCGAATTAAAAGAAAACAATATCCTTACTTTCTATGAGAAGTAAATAATAACGAGGTTTAAAACTCTATTCGAAAGATTTCTCCTTCCTAGAGCATGTGACAAAAAGAGCCTAGCGCTAGGTCGTTCAAGATGTATGTGTAAGATTGTAAATAGACAATAGTAAAGGGGCGTACGGAATGAAAAAGAAAATAATTTCAGGATTTTTTATAACATCAATTGTAACTGGGGCGACTATTCCTATCAATACTCTCGCAACACCAATCGTTCATGCAGAAACTCAACAGGAAAGCATGGATATTTCCTCATCATTACGAAAATTAGGTGCACAATCTAAATTAATCCAAACATATATTGATCAAGGTTTAATGAGCCCTAATGTACAGCTAGCAGAAGTCCCAGCTTTAAATACAAATCAATCTCTAATCAAGCAAGATATGAAGGAATGGTCATCAGAACTTTATCCACATTTAATTCTAGTAAATTCAAAAAGTAAAGGGTTTGTAACTAAATTTAATAACTATTACCCAGCATTAAAAGAGTTTGTAGACAATAAAGAAGATAAAGAAGGGTTTTTGGATAGACTTGAGGTTCTTCAAGATATGACTATGACGAATCAAGAAAACGTACAAAGACAGATTAATGAATTAACAGATCTTAAATTACAGCTGGATAAAAAACTTCAAGATCTCGATATGGATGTAGCAAAAGCACAGGGTGTACTAAGTTCAGACGGAACAGGGAAAATAGATCAGCTAAAAAATGAATTACAAAATACCCAAAAATCAATTCAAAATGATTTACAACAAATAGCATTATTACCAGGAGCTTTAAATGAACAAGGGTTTGTTATATTCAAAGAAGTCTATAACCTTTCAAAAGATATCATTGAACCTGCTGCTCAAACTGCAGTAGCAGCGTATAACAAAGGCAAAGAAATTAACAACTCTATTATAGAAGCAGAGAAAAAAGCAGAGCAAGAAGCGAAAGAAAAGGGTAAATCTGCTCTAGAGATTGAAGCTGCCAAAAAAGAAGCCCGTGAAGCAATTGAGAAAAGCAAACAAGCTGAAATAGCTGCAGCTGCAGTTGCAAAAACAAAAGAGTATGACCTTACGAAAGCTATTGACCCTGAAAAAATTAAGAAAACATATAGTGCTTTCGCTGAAGTAAATAAATTAACAGCAGAACAGCGAACACATTTAGCAGATTTAGAGACACAAAACCAAAAATTTTATGATTTAACTAAGAACCTAAAAATAGCAGATTTACAAAAATCAATGCTTCTTATTATGCAAAATGATTTACATACCTTTGCATATCAAGTAGATGTAGAACTTGACCTACTAAAACGTTATAAGGAAGATTTGGGTCTAATAAAAAATAGCATTACAAAATTATCTACTAATGTTGATACAACTAACCAGCAGTCTCAAAAAGATACATTAAGACAATTAAAAAATGTAATAAGTTACCTTGAAGAACAGGTCTATAAATTTTAATATTATGTTTTTTGAAAATATAAAAAGATTATAAGAATCTAGCGAAAGAATGAGAAGGAGAATAGTTATGAAAAAATTTCCATTTAAAGTGTTAACTTTAGCTACTCTGGCAACGGTTATAACTGCTACTACCGGTAACACTATTCATGCATTTGCACAAGAAAAGACCGCTCAAGAACAAAAAGTAGAGAATTATACATTAGGGCCTGAGGGACTGAAGAAAGCATTGGCTGAAACAGGATCTCATATTCTTGTAATGGATTTATACGCAAAAACAATGATTAAACAACCGAATGTAAATCTATCCAATATTGATTTAGGTTCAGAAGGAGGAGAATTAATCAAAAACATTCACCTTAATCAGGAACTGTCGCGAATCAATGCTAATTATTGGTTAGATACAGCGAAACCAAAGATTCAAAAAACAGCACGTAATATTGTAAATTACGATGAACAATTTCAAAATTATTACGACACATTAGTAGATACTGTACAAAAGAAAGATAAGGCAGGCTTAAAAGAGGGTATAAATGATTTAATAACTACAATTAATACAAATTCAAAAGAGGTTACAGAAGTAATTAAGATGTTACAGGACTTCAAAGTAAAACTATATACAAATTCTACAGATTTTAAAAATAATGTAGGCGGCCCAGATGGAAAAGGTGGATTAACGGCACTATTAGCGGGTCAACAAGCGCTAATTCCACAACTTCAAGCTGAAATTGAGAAGCTACATTCTACTCAGAAAGAACATTTTGACAATGTATTAGCATGGTCAATTGGCGGTGGATTAGGAGCGGTCATTTTAGTTATTGGCGCTATTGCAGGAGCGGTAGTGATTGTTGTGACTGGCGGTACAGCAACACCGGCTGTTGTTGGTGGCCTTACAGCTCTTGGTGCAGCTGGAATTGGTTTAGGAACAGCAGCTGGTGTCACGGCATCTAAGCATATGGACTCCTATAACGAAATTTCTAACAAAATCGGACAATTAAGTACAAAAGCTGATCTCGCTAGCCAAGCTGTTATTTCGCTTACTAACGCGAAAGACACTTTGGCATATCTGTATCAGACAGTGGATCAAGCGATACTGTCTCTAACGAATATTCAACAACAATGGAATAAAATGGGGGCTGATTATACAGATTTGTATGATAATATCGACCAAATGCAAGAGCATAAACTCTCGTTGATACCTGATGATTTAAAGGCTGCTAAACAAAGTTGGAATGATATTCATAAAGATGCAGAATTCATTTCGAAAGATATTGCTTTTAAACAAGAATAGAATCTAAAAATCATAGCCTATATTGGAGGAATATAAAATGATTAAAAAAATCCCGTAC
This genomic interval from Bacillus cereus contains the following:
- a CDS encoding DUF2247 family protein; protein product: MELIVSIVMDLAIHWNSEIEQRKWKYSILMSMREKNNDYDTLLENVANLYSDFNYPEDMKGFIYYLEPDEGYDSSKYTKNENIRRLIDKLDSFLQSEQKALQEV
- the thrS gene encoding threonine--tRNA ligase, giving the protein MKEQMIEIKFPDGSVKEFVTGITLEEIAGSISSSLKKKAVAGKVNNQLFDLRRNIEENVEVEIITIDSNEGVEIARHSAAHILAQAVKRMYGDINLGVGPVIENGFYYDMDLPSSINVEDLPKIEKEMKKIINENVKIERVEVSREEAKKLFKEMNDHLKLELLEAIPNGESVTLYKQGEFVDLCRGPHLPSTGYLKAFQLTHVSGAYWRGDSNNQVLQRIYGVAFSSQKELEEYLHFVEEAAKRNHRKLGSELELFMFSEEAPGMPFYLPKGQIIRNELEAFLREIQKEYNYQEVRTPFMMNQELWEKSGHWGHYKDNMYFSEVDNKSFALKPMNCPGHMLMFKNKLHSYRELPIRMCEFGQVHRHEFSGALNGLLRVRTFCQDDAHLFVTPEQIEDEIKSVMAQIDYVYKTFGFEYEVELSTRPEDSMGDDKLWEQAEAALENVLHSLNYKYRLNEGDGAFYGPKIDFHIKDALNRSHQCGTIQLDFQMPEKFDLNYIDEKNEKRRPVVIHRAVLGSLDRFLAILIEHFGGAFPAWVAPVQVKVIPVSNAVHVQYVEEVADKLAQAGVRVERDVRDEKLGYKIREAQMQKVPYVLVIGDKEMENTAVNVRKYGEEKSDVVLLDVFAASIEEEIKNRK
- a CDS encoding DAPG hydrolase family protein, yielding MKNQVSLVVEHKLNDVTPEMIDWWWDNIDNPERYKLWHPEEHVDFKWLVDPKVHGHVGAISASIESAGDGLEFPLRIRWEDPKDCPINIHYSHVLMGSCLDDDDDVISQVIHQYEQSDNGTVMTSTFIFPKGLPPFINLSGLYKHNVEEMSEFSKFLPKLFEENL
- a CDS encoding alpha-helical pore-forming toxin family protein, translating into MKKKIISGFFITSIVTGATIPINTLATPIVHAETQQESMDISSSLRKLGAQSKLIQTYIDQGLMSPNVQLAEVPALNTNQSLIKQDMKEWSSELYPHLILVNSKSKGFVTKFNNYYPALKEFVDNKEDKEGFLDRLEVLQDMTMTNQENVQRQINELTDLKLQLDKKLQDLDMDVAKAQGVLSSDGTGKIDQLKNELQNTQKSIQNDLQQIALLPGALNEQGFVIFKEVYNLSKDIIEPAAQTAVAAYNKGKEINNSIIEAEKKAEQEAKEKGKSALEIEAAKKEAREAIEKSKQAEIAAAAVAKTKEYDLTKAIDPEKIKKTYSAFAEVNKLTAEQRTHLADLETQNQKFYDLTKNLKIADLQKSMLLIMQNDLHTFAYQVDVELDLLKRYKEDLGLIKNSITKLSTNVDTTNQQSQKDTLRQLKNVISYLEEQVYKF
- a CDS encoding HBL/NHE enterotoxin family protein, with protein sequence MKKFPFKVLTLATLATVITATTGNTIHAFAQEKTAQEQKVENYTLGPEGLKKALAETGSHILVMDLYAKTMIKQPNVNLSNIDLGSEGGELIKNIHLNQELSRINANYWLDTAKPKIQKTARNIVNYDEQFQNYYDTLVDTVQKKDKAGLKEGINDLITTINTNSKEVTEVIKMLQDFKVKLYTNSTDFKNNVGGPDGKGGLTALLAGQQALIPQLQAEIEKLHSTQKEHFDNVLAWSIGGGLGAVILVIGAIAGAVVIVVTGGTATPAVVGGLTALGAAGIGLGTAAGVTASKHMDSYNEISNKIGQLSTKADLASQAVISLTNAKDTLAYLYQTVDQAILSLTNIQQQWNKMGADYTDLYDNIDQMQEHKLSLIPDDLKAAKQSWNDIHKDAEFISKDIAFKQE